The Thermoplasma sp. Kam2015 genome includes a window with the following:
- a CDS encoding LSM domain-containing protein, protein MKMLEESVNKRVSLLLKDNRVLEGVLTGFDEYMNMVLDDVDESSENVSRKLGTVVVRGSNVVRIVPK, encoded by the coding sequence ATGAAAATGCTTGAGGAAAGCGTGAACAAAAGGGTTTCTTTGCTGTTGAAGGATAACCGTGTACTTGAAGGTGTGCTCACAGGATTTGACGAGTACATGAATATGGTACTGGATGATGTGGACGAAAGCAGCGAGAACGTGTCAAGGAAACTTGGTACTGTGGTGGTTAGAGGAAGCAACGTTGTAAGAATAGTACCAAAATAA
- a CDS encoding ArsR family transcriptional regulator — MVSRIKVVNDPGELVSIFHAADSEVKRKLLLDLSTGWITLPVIEQKYGKEGRKALLYLDKIKMIETQWITGQNGPEKAYHTYYTNVQINIMGSLSELSDIIYAATLSDEQLGEYEEKIRSMMKNGEGVFLGDVSDALGISQTLIRGIVKRSSILEIKGYKIELVSGAE; from the coding sequence ATGGTAAGCAGAATAAAAGTTGTTAACGACCCTGGTGAACTGGTATCCATATTTCATGCTGCTGATAGTGAGGTCAAGAGAAAATTGCTTCTGGATCTATCCACCGGATGGATAACACTGCCTGTGATAGAACAGAAATATGGAAAGGAGGGGAGAAAGGCCCTTCTATACCTGGACAAGATCAAGATGATAGAGACGCAGTGGATCACTGGGCAAAATGGACCTGAAAAAGCCTACCATACATATTACACAAATGTTCAGATAAACATAATGGGTTCGTTAAGCGAGCTCTCAGACATCATATATGCCGCAACGCTTTCAGATGAACAGCTCGGGGAATATGAGGAGAAGATAAGATCCATGATGAAAAATGGTGAAGGTGTGTTTCTTGGCGATGTTTCGGATGCTCTCGGCATCTCGCAGACGCTCATAAGGGGCATAGTCAAGAGATCGAGCATCCTTGAGATAAAAGGATATAAAATAGAGTTGGTTTCTGGTGCTGAATGA
- a CDS encoding HAD-IB family phosphatase: protein MIRLAIFDMDGTLTEEPSSWEYVHRRLRTDNHRNFRLYKNGFITYDEFFRSDVMAWLRMHPRLTKNDIKEILREIRIREGVMEVIETLRNSGVITAVVSGGISWLFDILSESMKLDYNISNVIGTDEHGFVEPYGRIQVIPEHKDIAVQNLQMRLQISRNETVSIGDQMENGKIHENSSKAFVIGNRGINGEIPLGYDMRKLIQMLKDDIKA from the coding sequence ATGATAAGACTGGCCATTTTTGATATGGATGGCACGTTGACGGAGGAGCCTAGCAGCTGGGAATATGTTCATCGACGCCTGCGAACAGACAACCACAGAAATTTCAGACTTTATAAAAATGGTTTCATTACATACGATGAGTTTTTCAGAAGCGATGTTATGGCATGGCTGAGGATGCATCCGAGATTGACGAAGAATGACATCAAGGAAATCCTACGTGAAATAAGGATCAGGGAAGGCGTTATGGAAGTTATAGAAACGCTCAGGAATTCAGGTGTGATAACTGCTGTTGTTTCTGGAGGTATATCCTGGCTTTTTGATATACTGAGCGAGAGTATGAAATTGGACTACAACATATCAAACGTCATAGGCACAGATGAACATGGCTTCGTTGAACCGTATGGTAGGATACAAGTCATACCTGAGCACAAAGACATAGCAGTACAGAATCTTCAGATGAGGCTTCAAATATCAAGGAATGAGACTGTATCGATCGGAGATCAGATGGAAAACGGAAAGATCCATGAGAATTCTTCCAAGGCCTTCGTGATAGGCAACAGAGGCATCAATGGTGAGATACCACTGGGCTACGATATGAGAAAACTAATCCAGATGTTGAAGGATGATATAAAGGCCTGA
- a CDS encoding MFS transporter, whose protein sequence is MDYRPKAYSIIFARSLYALNWFDIAPALKYISADLHMNVIQIGLATTSFYIGLALFQLVGGSLAHRIGNLVVSVTGLGILGTFGIFSGLSTNFVELSVSRFMAGAGSALFFSPALGIISDIVPVERYGSYVSVYNGAFSFGAGTGIFAFGYLDTITGWRLSLVIGGLLLILADLALFILMRRENLKKRRPMSDLIAAVKKPALWILPVVTVGSAISETIMGQLFVYYLEEYRHFSAIIASLAGSFFLFVGLPGGFISAFIIRRYSRKVQVTSLFVLMSLIFFFVPFERNLAEILITLFAFSVLSIYGFSYLYMEASNINRSAVSFSLSVVNFVQMMISSAVPYLYTYAIYSVSVNTGWYLLGVISLVPALFIVKIK, encoded by the coding sequence ATGGATTACAGGCCCAAAGCTTATAGCATAATATTTGCCAGATCCCTTTACGCACTTAACTGGTTTGACATTGCACCAGCGCTGAAATACATATCAGCAGATCTGCACATGAATGTCATACAGATAGGGTTGGCCACCACGTCATTCTATATAGGCCTGGCTCTTTTCCAGCTTGTGGGCGGATCTCTGGCGCATCGTATCGGGAATCTGGTCGTATCGGTAACTGGTCTTGGGATACTTGGCACATTCGGCATATTTTCTGGACTCTCCACAAACTTCGTTGAACTGTCTGTGTCCAGATTCATGGCTGGAGCCGGATCGGCCCTGTTCTTTTCGCCTGCACTTGGTATAATATCGGATATAGTACCGGTTGAAAGATACGGATCCTATGTGAGCGTTTACAATGGAGCGTTCAGTTTCGGAGCCGGTACGGGCATATTTGCCTTTGGTTACCTCGACACGATCACCGGCTGGCGTCTGTCCCTCGTCATTGGCGGTCTGCTTCTCATTCTAGCGGATCTTGCTCTGTTCATACTGATGAGGAGAGAAAATCTGAAGAAGAGAAGGCCGATGAGCGATCTCATAGCTGCCGTGAAAAAACCTGCCCTCTGGATTCTTCCAGTTGTTACCGTTGGAAGTGCGATTTCCGAAACAATAATGGGACAGCTCTTTGTCTATTATCTAGAAGAGTACAGGCATTTCTCAGCGATAATTGCGTCCCTTGCTGGTTCGTTCTTCCTCTTTGTTGGGCTGCCTGGAGGTTTTATCTCTGCATTTATAATACGCAGGTACAGCAGGAAGGTGCAGGTGACGTCACTCTTCGTCCTGATGTCTCTCATATTCTTCTTTGTGCCCTTTGAGAGAAATCTGGCGGAGATATTGATCACACTTTTTGCATTCAGCGTACTTTCCATCTATGGATTTTCATATCTCTATATGGAGGCCAGCAACATAAACAGATCAGCCGTTTCCTTCTCGCTCTCAGTTGTGAATTTTGTTCAGATGATGATAAGCTCTGCTGTACCGTATCTGTATACATATGCAATATACAGCGTATCCGTGAATACTGGATGGTATCTCCTTGGCGTAATTTCCCTTGTGCCTGCCCTCTTCATCGTAAAAATAAAGTGA
- a CDS encoding tRNA pseudouridine(38-40) synthase TruA yields MTHYAFKFGYEGQYFTGFQRGNGEHSIEDAIIYVLRENDFEYDIRTAARTDRYVSAVSNVFTLETARDPDSVANLINSKEKHIFVHSYAIVADSFNPRHCTYKIYRYYIFDDIDCLAMENVIRKFIGTHDFRSFARVDSRRTMRTILDAKCVEEDNRQYLEFKARSFLWNQVRTMVAFAQDNAETGIDPFSIEGRYPRVARPNNLILWEIYYEGLEFKGVRRMPKKMHELYEDSNIDAMLLENLIRKFDHGI; encoded by the coding sequence ATGACGCACTACGCATTCAAATTCGGTTATGAGGGTCAGTATTTTACAGGGTTCCAGAGAGGCAATGGTGAACACAGCATAGAGGATGCAATAATATACGTCCTCCGAGAAAATGACTTCGAATATGATATAAGAACTGCAGCAAGGACCGATCGCTACGTCTCGGCAGTTTCCAATGTTTTCACTCTAGAAACAGCGAGGGATCCCGATTCAGTGGCCAATCTTATAAACTCAAAGGAAAAACACATCTTTGTGCATTCATATGCTATTGTTGCAGATAGCTTTAATCCAAGACACTGCACATACAAGATATACAGATATTATATCTTCGATGATATAGACTGCCTGGCTATGGAAAATGTTATCAGGAAATTCATAGGGACTCATGATTTTCGCAGTTTCGCAAGGGTAGACAGCAGAAGGACGATGAGAACGATACTCGATGCAAAATGTGTTGAAGAGGATAATCGCCAGTATCTTGAGTTTAAGGCCAGAAGTTTTCTCTGGAATCAGGTCAGAACCATGGTCGCATTTGCACAGGATAATGCTGAAACCGGAATTGATCCGTTTTCAATAGAGGGCAGATATCCTAGAGTTGCAAGACCGAATAATCTGATACTCTGGGAAATATATTACGAAGGGCTGGAATTCAAAGGCGTAAGAAGGATGCCGAAGAAGATGCACGAACTCTATGAAGACAGCAACATAGACGCCATGCTGCTTGAAAACTTGATCCGGAAATTTGATCACGGCATCTAG
- a CDS encoding tRNA (cytidine(56)-2'-O)-methyltransferase gives MITVLRINHRPFRDKRITTHVALTARAFGASSILVDEKDETLENTINEVVKNFGGNFSIKTGCNWLSEFKNFNGIRVHLTMYGRRISDVMDEIRLSGKDLMVLVGSEKVPMDAYEIADYNVSVTNQPISEVSALAIFLDRYYQGAELKKEFIGRINVQPTDRGKIVKLIPDEQECMDLLKKYGASEKLIEHVKAVKELAVKIAERCSADQRIVVAGSLLHDIGRTRTNGVDHAVVGAEILRSENVHESIVQVVERHIGAGISREDAVKLGLPPKDYTPESLEEMIVAHADNLFAGNRRLKVKDVIEIYRKKGLNDAAEKIGDLHRKLSAIVGMDIDDIQ, from the coding sequence ATGATCACCGTACTCAGGATAAACCACAGACCATTCCGGGATAAGAGAATAACAACGCATGTGGCGTTGACCGCAAGGGCCTTCGGTGCCTCCTCAATACTGGTCGATGAGAAAGACGAGACGCTGGAAAACACTATAAATGAGGTTGTTAAAAATTTCGGAGGAAATTTCTCCATAAAGACAGGATGCAACTGGCTATCAGAGTTTAAGAATTTCAATGGAATTAGAGTGCATCTGACCATGTATGGGCGGAGGATTTCCGATGTGATGGATGAGATCAGGCTAAGCGGCAAAGATCTTATGGTACTCGTAGGATCAGAAAAGGTTCCCATGGATGCCTATGAGATAGCCGATTACAATGTCTCGGTAACAAATCAACCCATAAGTGAGGTTTCCGCCCTCGCTATATTCCTGGATCGCTATTATCAGGGCGCTGAACTCAAGAAAGAATTTATAGGGAGGATAAATGTGCAACCGACCGATAGGGGGAAGATAGTCAAACTCATCCCGGATGAACAGGAGTGCATGGATCTCCTGAAAAAATATGGGGCCAGCGAGAAGCTTATAGAACATGTGAAAGCCGTAAAGGAACTCGCGGTGAAGATAGCCGAACGCTGCAGTGCAGATCAGCGTATCGTGGTCGCTGGATCTCTTCTTCATGATATAGGCCGTACAAGAACCAATGGTGTGGATCATGCAGTGGTCGGTGCTGAGATACTCAGATCCGAGAATGTGCATGAAAGCATTGTTCAGGTCGTGGAAAGACACATCGGTGCCGGAATATCCAGGGAAGATGCTGTTAAACTTGGGCTCCCGCCTAAGGATTATACTCCTGAGTCCCTGGAGGAGATGATCGTTGCGCACGCCGACAATCTCTTTGCAGGAAACAGAAGATTGAAGGTCAAGGATGTTATTGAAATCTATCGGAAAAAAGGACTGAATGATGCTGCTGAGAAAATAGGTGATCTGCACAGAAAGCTCAGCGCCATCGTCGGCATGGACATAGACGATATTCAATGA
- a CDS encoding exosome complex RNA-binding protein Csl4: MEGEKKVAFPGDIIATTEEYLPGRNTEEKNGEIVATKFGNIIRDDINLMISVDTEKKEFTLKKGDIVYGQVIKNDSHRYIVRVVGVFQRGTGLKEVDEEMQLSFGMSKRPQSDFISVGDLIRGYVVRTGDMPEISINGNHYGVISAVCSRCRQPLVKKNITLYCENCQRTEIRKIADDYGNVDIFNYENRITHGNSHSEARRQN; this comes from the coding sequence ATGGAAGGAGAAAAGAAAGTTGCTTTTCCTGGGGACATAATAGCCACTACGGAGGAATACCTGCCAGGACGCAATACTGAGGAAAAGAACGGTGAGATAGTAGCAACAAAATTCGGGAATATAATCAGGGATGATATAAATCTCATGATATCAGTGGATACCGAAAAAAAGGAGTTCACGTTGAAAAAGGGCGATATTGTGTATGGGCAGGTAATAAAGAACGATTCGCACAGATACATAGTCAGGGTTGTTGGAGTCTTCCAGAGAGGAACAGGCCTGAAGGAAGTTGATGAAGAGATGCAGCTTTCTTTTGGAATGTCCAAGAGACCACAGTCCGATTTCATCTCTGTGGGAGACCTGATAAGAGGTTATGTGGTGAGGACTGGAGATATGCCGGAAATATCTATAAATGGCAACCATTATGGAGTTATAAGTGCGGTATGTTCCAGATGCAGGCAACCTCTCGTGAAGAAGAATATAACTCTGTACTGTGAGAACTGTCAGCGCACGGAGATACGCAAGATAGCGGATGATTATGGCAATGTAGATATATTCAATTACGAAAACAGGATAACCCATGGCAACAGCCATAGTGAGGCCCGCAGGCAAAATTAA
- a CDS encoding TA0938 family protein yields MNIIVNGARAGSKATGCALCGATWGDHHEEILGEDLFFCCDICAAEFRNMIEKALQNTPINKIDELRINGNYRDGRHVVIKNEKNSLGFYVKFGPGAVIEEFRMEK; encoded by the coding sequence TTGAATATAATCGTCAACGGAGCCAGGGCCGGTAGCAAGGCCACCGGTTGTGCGCTTTGCGGAGCAACATGGGGCGATCATCACGAGGAGATACTCGGTGAGGATCTGTTCTTCTGCTGCGACATATGTGCTGCCGAGTTCAGAAACATGATCGAGAAGGCATTGCAGAATACTCCAATTAATAAAATAGATGAACTAAGAATAAATGGAAATTATCGAGACGGAAGACATGTCGTTATAAAGAACGAAAAGAATTCCCTGGGTTTCTATGTAAAATTTGGGCCTGGTGCAGTCATAGAAGAATTTAGGATGGAGAAATGA
- a CDS encoding transcription initiation factor IIB, with protein MVENTKKKKVEEIERCPECGSTNLIRDYEHGELVCGECGAVIEDAYIDQGPEWRAFDSEQNESRARAGSPMTYTIHDKGLSTDISWKNKDSYGRSIPTRNRAQLYRLRKWQKRIKVSNAAERNLSQALQELERMASNLSIPDDVKETAAVIYRKAVKQNMIRGRSIEGVVAGALYAACRITNVPRTLGEIASVTRVKKKEIGRTYRIMSRYLKLNIMPSKAEDYISRFCSKLKLSMDTRNKALEILRTAENAGLTSGKGPTGVAAAAIYIASLMTGERRTQRAVAEVAGVTEVTIRNRYKELTEKLQLNVEQ; from the coding sequence ATGGTTGAAAATACGAAGAAGAAAAAGGTAGAGGAGATAGAAAGATGCCCTGAATGTGGTTCCACAAACCTCATAAGAGATTATGAACATGGTGAACTTGTTTGCGGTGAATGTGGAGCTGTCATTGAAGATGCATACATCGATCAGGGCCCAGAATGGAGGGCATTTGATTCAGAGCAGAATGAGAGCAGAGCAAGGGCCGGCTCTCCGATGACGTACACCATTCATGATAAGGGTCTTTCAACAGATATATCATGGAAGAATAAGGATTCTTACGGAAGATCTATACCCACCAGGAACAGAGCGCAGCTGTACAGGCTCAGGAAATGGCAGAAGAGAATTAAGGTTTCAAACGCCGCCGAGAGAAACCTCTCCCAGGCGCTTCAGGAACTTGAGAGAATGGCCTCAAATCTGAGCATACCTGATGATGTGAAGGAGACAGCGGCGGTCATTTATCGTAAGGCCGTCAAACAGAACATGATCAGGGGAAGGAGCATAGAGGGCGTAGTCGCTGGAGCACTTTATGCCGCATGCAGGATAACAAACGTACCTAGGACTCTTGGTGAGATAGCGTCCGTAACCAGAGTCAAGAAGAAGGAGATAGGCAGGACATACAGGATCATGAGCAGATACTTGAAGTTAAACATAATGCCTTCAAAGGCTGAGGACTACATCAGCAGATTCTGCTCCAAGCTGAAGCTGTCCATGGATACCAGGAACAAGGCACTTGAGATACTGAGAACCGCTGAAAATGCCGGTTTGACGTCCGGTAAGGGTCCGACAGGTGTGGCAGCTGCTGCGATCTACATAGCATCACTCATGACTGGAGAACGGAGAACCCAGAGGGCGGTCGCGGAGGTGGCCGGTGTGACCGAAGTGACCATAAGAAACAGATACAAGGAACTGACAGAAAAACTGCAGCTCAACGTTGAACAGTGA
- a CDS encoding iron-containing redox enzyme family protein, with product MICPVCEDKVQTLHDLGVHFGNMSIRGDANHTSWIYAELGGKYIDYSDLEEAFDMVFSPQVSLAKWARLAFIRKFYTDPHPFIQAMQKPSIPVLLGYVIEHRFFLRNWIRTLSSVIHSTTSEEVFNYEIENVATEYIGFNGRPSHLDLLIRMGEALGMTRKRIMEYTPLPETSKAIEVWYSISSHYSWVDTMGAMHVLELVADRTLVDDGAKMHYFDPGILNSSEYPQEVRDFLMEGYKADVDHAGKALKIVESETMDDLTTRSIMIRSMDAFYLYLNARLRRSRMLEAAWGE from the coding sequence ATGATCTGTCCAGTATGTGAGGATAAAGTGCAGACGCTTCATGATCTCGGCGTTCATTTCGGAAATATGTCAATCAGGGGTGATGCAAACCACACCTCATGGATCTATGCCGAGCTGGGAGGTAAGTATATAGATTATTCTGATTTGGAAGAAGCCTTCGATATGGTATTCTCTCCGCAAGTATCCTTGGCGAAATGGGCGAGACTCGCATTCATTAGAAAATTCTACACAGATCCGCATCCATTCATACAGGCAATGCAGAAGCCAAGCATTCCAGTATTGCTAGGATACGTTATTGAACACAGATTTTTCCTCAGAAACTGGATCAGGACTCTTTCATCCGTTATACATTCCACAACTTCAGAAGAAGTATTCAATTATGAGATTGAGAACGTGGCGACGGAATACATAGGCTTCAACGGAAGACCATCGCATCTCGATCTGCTCATCAGGATGGGTGAGGCTCTTGGCATGACAAGAAAACGTATAATGGAATACACACCGTTACCGGAGACCTCGAAGGCAATTGAGGTTTGGTATAGTATATCCAGTCACTATTCCTGGGTGGATACTATGGGTGCAATGCATGTGCTTGAACTTGTTGCCGACAGGACACTTGTGGATGATGGTGCCAAGATGCATTACTTCGATCCAGGCATACTCAATAGTTCAGAATATCCACAGGAAGTACGGGATTTTCTGATGGAAGGTTATAAAGCGGACGTGGATCATGCTGGAAAAGCTTTGAAGATAGTGGAATCGGAGACCATGGACGATCTTACAACAAGATCAATAATGATCCGTTCGATGGACGCTTTTTATTTATATTTAAACGCGAGGCTGAGAAGATCAAGAATGCTTGAAGCCGCTTGGGGTGAATGA
- a CDS encoding M20 family metallo-hydrolase, translating to MDLISMPDRDFVIEVARRIIRIPAISPASGGEGEKNRADELEKILKELGYSDYKRYDTTDEYGKIRSNIVLRTGNAQKTLWLVAHIDTVPVGDPGLWTKPPFDVTVDGDRMYGRGTEDDGQAVFTALLILRDMKVKNLKSKIGFGVAFVADEEMGSKYGIQYLLDKNIFGKSDLIIVPDAGSEDGMTIEVAEKSILWVKFSVMGKQWHASMPVNAINAFREGARFMLDLDKILHEKYTARDDLFNVPYSTFEPTKHEKNVDNVNTIPGTDVFYFDCRVLPEYNLDDVLKTIDGAISSFQKESKARITYELIQKEQAPAKTPEDSEVVTRLKESIKKKRGKEPRAIGIGGGTCAAFFRRLGMPAVVWFTTIEENAHKPDEFCLISHILMDRDVLEDVLVS from the coding sequence ATGGATCTCATTTCTATGCCAGATAGGGATTTTGTAATTGAGGTTGCTAGGAGAATTATAAGGATACCGGCCATATCCCCAGCCTCCGGTGGAGAAGGAGAAAAGAACAGGGCAGACGAATTGGAAAAGATATTGAAAGAGCTTGGTTATAGTGATTACAAGAGATATGATACCACGGATGAATACGGAAAGATCAGGTCAAACATAGTCCTGAGGACAGGAAATGCACAGAAAACGCTCTGGCTTGTAGCTCACATAGATACTGTTCCTGTTGGCGATCCTGGACTGTGGACAAAACCGCCATTCGACGTGACAGTGGATGGAGACAGGATGTATGGAAGGGGAACTGAGGATGATGGTCAGGCTGTGTTCACTGCGCTCCTTATCCTCAGAGATATGAAAGTCAAGAATCTGAAGTCCAAAATAGGCTTCGGTGTGGCTTTTGTTGCTGATGAGGAGATGGGAAGCAAATACGGAATACAGTACCTTCTTGACAAGAATATATTCGGCAAATCCGATCTTATAATAGTGCCGGACGCTGGAAGCGAGGATGGTATGACAATAGAGGTGGCGGAGAAGAGCATCCTCTGGGTAAAATTCAGCGTGATGGGCAAGCAGTGGCATGCGAGCATGCCTGTAAACGCCATAAACGCCTTCAGGGAAGGTGCCAGATTCATGCTTGATCTCGATAAGATACTTCATGAGAAATACACGGCAAGGGACGATCTCTTCAACGTTCCATATTCTACCTTTGAGCCCACCAAACATGAAAAGAATGTGGACAACGTCAATACAATACCTGGAACAGACGTCTTTTACTTTGACTGCAGAGTCCTGCCGGAGTACAATCTTGATGACGTTCTGAAAACGATAGATGGCGCCATAAGCAGTTTTCAGAAGGAGAGCAAGGCCAGAATAACTTACGAACTCATACAGAAGGAACAAGCACCGGCGAAGACTCCGGAAGATTCAGAAGTTGTGACGAGACTGAAGGAATCAATAAAGAAGAAGAGGGGAAAGGAACCCAGGGCCATAGGCATCGGCGGAGGAACATGCGCCGCATTTTTCAGGAGGCTTGGCATGCCAGCAGTGGTGTGGTTCACGACGATAGAGGAGAACGCCCACAAGCCAGATGAATTCTGTCTGATCTCGCATATACTTATGGACAGAGACGTACTCGAAGACGTTCTCGTATCATAA
- a CDS encoding Gar1/Naf1 family protein produces the protein MHAYKVTNIRGRDMVIQLDKPLDLKTKIYDASGKKIGVLVKIMGPVDEPYGLVSLDSQGVQTDVVYVN, from the coding sequence ATGCACGCTTATAAGGTAACCAACATCAGAGGTAGAGATATGGTGATTCAGCTGGATAAGCCCCTGGATCTGAAGACTAAGATATACGATGCCAGTGGAAAGAAGATAGGGGTACTCGTCAAGATAATGGGACCTGTAGATGAGCCCTATGGGCTCGTTAGTTTGGACAGTCAGGGCGTGCAGACAGATGTTGTTTATGTTAATTGA
- the proS gene encoding proline--tRNA ligase, whose protein sequence is MENKKDNFSEWYNEIITLAGLSDKRYPVKGMNVWLPYGWKIMSLIDSIVRKAVDKRNFQEVNFPVLIGRSMLEVEFEHIRGFENEIYWVTKGGKENLEEELALRPTSESAMYPMFSLWVRSHADLPLKIYQIVSVYRYETKHTRSFIRIREIHFFEAHTAHATYEDAEAQMDQYKEIWREISAQLCLPYFYDQRPDWDKFPGAMYTIAFDTILPSGRSLQIGTIHQYGTNFSKNYDIKYLKEDGTFDYAHQTTYGMSERLLAAIIGIHGDDKGLILPPDVAPIQVIIVPIPGDGVMEYARDIENTLNSINVRVKVDDRENFTPGYKFNDWEMRGVPLRIEIGEREVKNKTVTLSMRNIPGKITIDRSKLIYEIPDTLIRIREKMMDDAKRQFNEHVFKASSIEEFNRDGLITAFWCGSKECSDSIEAKTEKSALGFMVDAKETGKCVVCGKEGKLAVFSRSY, encoded by the coding sequence ATGGAGAACAAGAAGGATAACTTCAGCGAATGGTATAACGAGATAATCACACTTGCGGGACTTAGCGATAAAAGGTACCCAGTGAAGGGAATGAATGTGTGGCTTCCCTATGGCTGGAAAATAATGAGTCTGATCGATTCAATAGTTAGAAAGGCGGTGGATAAGAGGAATTTTCAAGAGGTTAACTTTCCAGTTCTCATAGGCCGCAGCATGCTTGAGGTTGAGTTTGAACACATAAGGGGTTTCGAAAATGAGATTTACTGGGTCACCAAAGGAGGCAAGGAGAACCTTGAGGAGGAACTTGCGTTGCGTCCCACAAGCGAATCTGCGATGTATCCAATGTTCTCACTTTGGGTCAGATCTCATGCTGATCTTCCGCTGAAAATATACCAGATAGTCAGCGTCTACAGGTATGAGACCAAGCATACGCGTTCCTTCATAAGGATAAGGGAAATACACTTCTTTGAGGCTCATACTGCCCATGCGACCTACGAGGATGCTGAAGCGCAGATGGATCAGTACAAGGAGATATGGAGGGAAATATCCGCCCAGCTTTGTCTCCCGTACTTCTATGATCAGAGGCCAGACTGGGATAAGTTCCCAGGAGCCATGTATACCATCGCTTTTGATACCATTCTCCCCTCAGGCAGATCGCTGCAGATAGGTACGATACACCAGTACGGCACAAACTTTTCGAAGAACTATGACATAAAATATCTCAAGGAAGACGGAACATTCGATTATGCTCATCAGACAACCTATGGTATGAGCGAGAGGTTGCTGGCCGCCATCATAGGCATACATGGAGATGATAAAGGTCTCATACTTCCGCCTGACGTGGCGCCTATACAGGTAATAATAGTTCCGATCCCCGGTGATGGAGTAATGGAATATGCCAGGGATATTGAGAACACCCTGAACAGCATAAACGTTCGTGTGAAGGTTGACGATAGAGAAAACTTCACCCCGGGTTATAAATTCAATGACTGGGAGATGAGAGGAGTCCCCCTCAGGATAGAGATAGGGGAGAGAGAGGTCAAAAATAAGACTGTCACATTATCCATGCGGAACATTCCTGGTAAGATAACAATAGACAGATCGAAACTCATATACGAGATACCGGACACGCTCATAAGGATAAGAGAGAAGATGATGGACGATGCGAAAAGGCAGTTCAATGAGCATGTGTTTAAGGCCTCCAGTATTGAAGAATTCAATAGGGACGGTCTTATAACAGCGTTCTGGTGTGGTTCTAAGGAATGTTCAGACAGCATAGAAGCGAAGACAGAGAAATCCGCACTCGGGTTCATGGTTGACGCAAAGGAGACCGGCAAATGTGTGGTGTGCGGTAAGGAAGGTAAATTGGCCGTCTTTTCCAGATCTTATTGA